From the Vulpes lagopus strain Blue_001 chromosome 15, ASM1834538v1, whole genome shotgun sequence genome, one window contains:
- the LOC121476627 gene encoding olfactory receptor 51F2, translated as MLVLNNTNAQPLTFFLTGIPGLREAQVWISIPFCLLYVIALSGNSMILFVVFREQNLHEPMYYFLSMLSATDLSLSLCTLSTTLGVFWFEAREITLSACIAQMFFLHGFTFMESGVLLAMAFDRFVAICNPLRYTTILTNARITQIGVSMLIRNVAVMLPVVLFVKRLSFCGAVVLSHSYCYHVDLIQLSCTDNRINSILGLFALFSTTGFDCPCILLSYVLIIRSVLSIASSEGRQKAFNTCISHISAVAIFYIPLVSLSLVHRYGHSAPPFVHTIMANVFLLIPPVLNPIIYSVKTKQIRKAIVKALIQKQQ; from the coding sequence ATGTTGGTCCTCAATAATACCAATGCTCAACCTCTGACCTTCTTCCTGACGGGTATCCCAGGCCTGAGAGAAGCCCAGGTTTGGATCTCCATCCCTTTTTGTCTCCTGTATGTCATCGCCCTCTCTGGGAACAGCATGATCCTATTTGTGGTCTTCCGTGAGCAGAATCTCCATGAACCAATGTATTATTTCCTCTCTATGCTTTCAGCCACAGACCTGAGCTTATCCCTGTGCACACTTTCTACTACCCTTGGTGTCTTCTGGTTTGAAGCTCGAGAAATCACCTTAAGTGCCTGCATTGCCCAGATGTTCTTTCTCCATGGATTTACTTTCATGGAGTCTGGGGTTCTGCTGGCCATGGCCTTTGATCGTTTTGTAGCCATCTGTAATCCACTGAGATACACCACCATCCTCACCAATGCCAGAATTACCCAGATTGGGGTGAGCATGTTGATAAGGAACGTTGCTGTCATGTTACCAGTGGTGCTCTTTGTTAAGAGGCTGTCCTTCTGCGGTGCAGTGGTCCTTTCACATTCTTACTGTTACCATGTTGACCTCATTCAACTCTCATGCACAGACAACAGAATCAACAGCATCCTCGGTCTGTTTGCACTTTTCTCCACAACAGGGTTTGATTGTCCTTGCATCTTGCTCTCCTATGTACTGATCATCAGATCTGTTCTCAGCATTGCCTCCTCAGAGGGGCGGCAAAAAGCCTTCAACACCTGCATATCCCACATCAGTGCTGTTGCCATCTTTTACATCCCCCTTGTCAGCTTGTCTCTTGTCCATCGCTATGGCCATTCAGCACCTCCATTTGTCCACACCATCATGGCCAATGTCTTCCTTCTCATCCCTCCCGTGCTCAACCCTATCATCTATAGTGTGAAGACTAAGCAGATTCGAAAGGCTATTGTCAAGGCCTTAATTCAGAAGCAGCAATAA
- the LOC121476630 gene encoding olfactory receptor 52R1-like — protein MLASRNSSSHPVFFILLGIPGLENYQFWIAFPLCAMYFVAIVGNFIVLHIIRTDHTLHEPMYLFLAMLAITDLVLSSSTQPKMLAILWFHAHEIEYHACLIQVFFIHAFSSVESGLLMAMALDRYVAICFPLHHSTFLTPAVVGKLGAAVMMRGLLWVSPFCIMVSRMPFCPNHVIPQSYCEHMAVLKLVCADTRVNRAYGLFGAFSVVGFDIIVISVSYVMILRTVLGLPSEEARFKAFGTCASHICVILAFYIPALFTFLTHRFGHHVPRVVHIMFANFYLLVPPMLNPIIYGVRTKQIRDRVIQGCCGKDP, from the coding sequence ATGCTGGCTTCAAGGAACAGCTCTTCACATCCTGTGTTCTTCATCCTACTTGGGATCCCAGGACTGGAGAATTACCAATTTTGGATTGCCTTTCCTCTATGTGCCATGTATTTCGTAGCTATAGTTGGCAATTTCATTGTCCTTCATATAATCCGAACTGACCACACCCTGCATGAGCCCATGTACCTTTTTCTAGCCATGCTGGCTATCACTGACCTGGTTCTATCCTCCTCTACACAACCTAAAATGCTGGCTATACTCTGGTTTCATGCTCATGAGATTGAATACCATGCCTGCCTCATCCAGGTGTTCTTCATCCATGCCTTTTCCTCCGTGGAGTCCGGGTTGCTCATGGCTATGGCTTTGGACCGTTATGTGGCTATCTGCTTCCCACTCCACCACTCTACTTTCCTGACCCCAGCTGTAGTGGGTAAACTGGGAGCAGCTGTGATGATGAGAGGATTGCTATGGGTGAGCCCTTTCTGCATTATGGTCTCCAGGATGCCCTTCTGCCCCAACCATGTCATTCCCCAGTCATACTGTGAGCACATGGCTGTGTTAAAGCTGGTGTGTGCAGACACTAGAGTAAACCGTGCATATGGGCTCTTTGGAGCTTTCTCTGTGGTTGGCTTTGACATAATTGTCATCAGTGTATCCTATGTGATGATTCTGAGAACTGTTCTGGGGTTGCCCTCTGAAGAAGCCCGGTTCAAAGCTTTTGGCACATGTGCTTCCCATATCTGTGTCATCTTGGCTTTTTATATCCCAGCCCTCTTTACTTTCCTCACACACCGCTTTGGACATCATGTGCCCCGAGTGGTACATATCATGTTCGCCAATTTCTATCTACTGGTACCTCCCATGCTCAACCCCATCATCTATGGAGTCAGAACCAAGCAGATCAGGGACAGGGTTATTCAAGGTTGTTGTGGAAAAGATCCCTAA
- the LOC121475997 gene encoding olfactory receptor 51A7-like: protein MFALNTSEVEISTFLLIGIPGLEHVHIWISIPICFMYLLAILGNCTILFVIRTEPSLHEPMYYFLSMLALSDLGLSFSSLPSMMRIFLFNTMEISADACIAQEFFIHGFTDMESSVLLIMSFDRFLAIRNPLRYSSILTSSRVLHIGLTFAIKSILLVLPLPFTLKRLQYCNKRLLSHSYCLHQDVMKLACSDNRVNFYYGLFVALCMMSDSVFIAVSYVFILKTVLGIASHGERLKALNTCVSHICAVLIFYVPIITLATMHRFAKHKSPLAMILIADAFLLVPPLMNPIVYCVKTRQIRVKVLEKLSLKSK, encoded by the coding sequence ATGTTTGCTCTCAATACCTCAGAAGTTGAAATCTCCACCTTCCTGTTGATTGGAATCCCAGGGCTTGAGCATGTGCACATTTGGATCTCCATCCCCATCTGCTTCATGTACCTCCTGGCCATCCTGGGCAACTGCACCATCCTATTTGTCATCAGGACAGAGCCTTCTCTGCATGAGCCTATGTACTATTTCCTCTCTATGCTGGCCCTATCTGACCTGGgcttgtctttctcttctcttccctccatgATGAGGATCTTCTTGTTCAATACCATGGAGATTTCTGCTGATGCATGTATTGCCCAGGAATTTTTCATCCATGGATTCACAGACATGGAATCCTCAGTGCTTCTAATCATGTCCTTTGATCGCTTTCTAGCCATTCGCAACCCCCTGAGGTATAGCTCTATTCTTACCAGCTCCAGAGTTTTGCATATTGGACTGACATTTGCTATTAAAAGCATTCTACtagttcttcctcttcctttcacttTAAAGAGACTCCAATACTGTAATAAACGCCTGCTTTCACACTCCTACTGCCTCCACCAGGATGTGATGAAACTGGCCTGCTCTGACAATAGGGTTAACTTTTACTATGGTCTGTTTGTTGCACTCTGCATGATGTCAGACAGTGTGTTCATTGCAGTTTCCTATGTGTTCATCCTGAAGACTGTATTGGGTATTGCATCCCATGGGGAGCGACTGAAAGCCCTTAATACCTGTGTGTCCCACATCTGTGCTGTGCTAATCTTCTATGTGCCCATCATCACCTTGGCTACCATGCATCGCTTTGCCAAGCATAAATCCCCTCTGGCTATGATTCTGATAGCTGATGCATTCTTGTTGGTACCACCTTTGATGAACCCTATTGTGTATTGTGTAAAAACTCGGCAGATTAGAGTAAAAGTCCTGGAAAAACTGAGTCTAAAGTCTAAATGA